A genome region from Deltaproteobacteria bacterium includes the following:
- a CDS encoding ABC transporter ATP-binding protein, producing the protein MGETLLELHDLDVHYGAIHALRGISFRVGQGEIVTLIGANGAGKTTTLRAVSGMLRPSGGQIRYDGTAIAGFKPHRLVARGLCHAPEGRGIFPNLTVTENLSLGAFLRRDAQGIAQDKEKGFALFPILRERASQMAGTLSGGEQQMLAIARALMSRPRLLLLDEPSLGLAPTVVETIFSIIQEINKQGVTILLVEQNAHLALGIANHGYVLETGTVVQKGTGAELLRSPEIRKAYLGE; encoded by the coding sequence ATGGGCGAGACGCTGCTCGAGCTGCACGACCTCGACGTCCATTACGGCGCGATCCACGCGCTGCGCGGCATCTCCTTTCGCGTCGGACAGGGCGAGATCGTCACGCTGATCGGCGCCAACGGGGCCGGCAAGACCACGACGCTGCGGGCGGTGAGCGGAATGCTGCGCCCGAGCGGCGGCCAGATCCGCTACGACGGAACCGCGATCGCCGGCTTCAAGCCGCACCGGCTGGTCGCGCGCGGTCTCTGCCACGCGCCGGAAGGGCGCGGCATCTTTCCCAATCTGACCGTGACCGAGAACCTCAGCCTTGGTGCGTTCCTGCGGCGCGACGCGCAGGGGATCGCGCAGGACAAGGAGAAGGGTTTCGCCCTCTTCCCTATCCTCAGGGAACGCGCCTCGCAGATGGCGGGGACGCTGTCCGGCGGCGAGCAGCAGATGCTCGCCATCGCCCGCGCCCTCATGTCCCGTCCCCGGCTGCTGCTGCTCGACGAGCCGTCGCTGGGCCTCGCGCCCACCGTCGTGGAGACCATCTTCAGCATCATCCAGGAGATCAACAAGCAGGGCGTGACCATCCTCCTGGTCGAGCAGAACGCGCACCTGGCGTTGGGAATCGCAAACCACGGCTACGTCCTGGAGACGGGGACGGTGGTACAGAAGGGCACCGGAGCCGAGCTGCTGCGGTCGCCGGAGATCAGAAAGGCCTATCTGGGAGAATGA